Genomic segment of Candidatus Hydrogenedentota bacterium:
CCATTTGTAGCTGCCGTCCTTGCAGCGCATCCGGACTTCGTGGGTGAACAGCGGTGACTCGCCCTTCAGGTGGACATCCTGGGCGGCCAGGGCGGGGGCCAGGTCGTCCGGATGCAGGCGGGACGACCAGTCGTCGATGGTGTCGGAGATTTCGCCCACCTCGTAGCCCAGCATGGTGACCCAGCGGGGCGAGCGATAGACATGCCCGGTGCGGATGTTCCAGTCCCACACCCCGTCACCGGCCCCATCGAGGGCAAACTGCCAGCGCGCTTCGCTCTCCCGCAGGGCCAGCTCGGCCACCCGTCTTTCGGTCACATCGCGGATCACCGCCAGGCTCCCGCCGGTACGTACCGCCTGGAAGCGTGCTTCGAAGTGCCTCTCGGTTCCGCCCCGGCGCGACGCGTATTC
This window contains:
- a CDS encoding PAS domain-containing protein; amino-acid sequence: EYASRRGGTERHFEARFQAVRTGGSLAVIRDVTERRVAELALRESEARWQFALDGAGDGVWDWNIRTGHVYRSPRWVTMLGYEVGEISDTIDDWSSRLHPDDLAPALAAQDVHLKGESPLFTHEVRMRCKDGSYKWIRARGLVVERDPDGRPLRMIGTHSDIDEAKARENQILDHNL